In Malus sylvestris chromosome 15, drMalSylv7.2, whole genome shotgun sequence, a single genomic region encodes these proteins:
- the LOC126603362 gene encoding bifunctional purple acid phosphatase 26-like, whose product MTAVVTRTESTLLRIILTSFVLLSFLRSGNAAGITSTFIRSEHPSVDIPLNNKVFAVPKRYNAPQQVHITQGDYDGKAVIISWVTANEPGDSKVQYGTSEKKYEFSAKGVVTNYTFYQYKSGYIHHCLVEGLEYDTKYYYKIGNGDSSREFWFTTPPKIDPNSHYTFGIIGDLGQTFNSLSTLEHYMKSSGQAVLFVGDLSYADRYQYNEVGLRWDTWARFIEQSTAYQPWMWSAGNHEIDYMPYMGEVTPFKNYLHRYATPHLASNSSNPLWYAIRRASAHIIVLSSYSPFVKYTPQWRWLAEELKRVDREKTPWLIVLMHVPLYNSNDVHYMEGESMRAVFERWFVQYKVDVVFAGHVHAYERSYRISNIRYNVTSGYQYPIPDKSAPVYITVGDGGNQEGLAGRFRNPQPDYSAFREASYGHSTLELINRTHALYHWNRNDDGKKTAMDAFILDNQYWSANHRRRKLKKHNVRKTMDEIAMY is encoded by the exons ATGACGGCAGTGGTTACTAGGACGGAGTCCACGCTGCTTCGAATTATCCTTACCTCCTTCGTCTTGTTGAGCTTTTTGAGGAGTGGGAATGCTGCAGGAATCACGAGTACTTTCATTCGATCTGAGCATCCATCGGTTGACATCCCTCTGAACAATAAAGTATTTGCGGTGCCGAAGCGTTACAATGCTCCACAACAA GTGCATATCACCCAAGGTGACTATGATGGAAAGGCTGTAATCATCTCATGGGTTACGGCCAACGAACCAGGGGATAGTAAAGTGCAGTATGGTACATCAGAGAAAAAATACGAGTTTTCTGCTAAGGGTGTCGTGACAAACTACACCTTCTACCAGTATAAGTCTGGCTACATCCATCACTGTCTTGTCGAAGGCCTAGAG TATGACACAAAGTACTATTACAAAATTGGAAATGGCGATTCATCTCGAGAATTTTGGTTTACAACACCTCCAAAGATCGATCCAAATTCTCATTACACATTTGGGATCATAG GTGATTTGGGTCAGACATTTAACTCTCTGTCAACTCTTGAGCACTACATGAAGAGTTCAGGACAGGCTGTTTTATTCGTTGGAGATCTTTCCTATGCTGATAGATATCAGTATAATGAAGTGGGTTTACGGTGGGACACATGGGCTCGATTCATCGAGCAAAGTACTGCGTATCAGCCATGGATGTGGTCTGCTGGCAATCATGAAATTGATTACATGCCTTATATG GGAGAAGTTACTCCGTTCAAGAACTATCTTCATCGGTATGCTACTCCTCATTTGGCCTCTAATAGTAGCAATCCTCTTTGGTATGCCATCAGACGTGCATCAGCTCATATAATTGTGTTGTCCAGTTACTCTCCATTTG TGAAGTACACGCCTCAATGGAGGTGGCTAGCAGAAGAATTGAAAAGGGTTGACAGGGAAAAGACACCTTGGCTCATAGTCCTTATGCATGTTCCATTATACAATAGTAACGACGTTCATTACATGGAAGGTGAAAGCATGCGAGCAGTGTTTGAGAGATGGTTCGTTCAATACAAAGTTGATGTGGTGTTTGCTGGCCATGTCCATGCTTATGAGAGATCG TATCGAATCTCCAATATACGATACAACGTAACAAGCGGTTACCAGTACCCGATACCAGACAAATCGGCTCCTGTATACATAACTGTTGGAGATGGAGGGAACCAAGAAGGCCTTGCTGGAAG GTTTAGGAATCCACAACCAGATTATTCTGCATTCCGAGAAGCCAGCTACGGGCATTCCACGCTTGAGCTTATAAACAGGACACACGCACTCTATCATTGGAACCGCAATGATGATGGGAAGAAAACCGCAATGGACGCATTTATATTAGACAACCAGTACTG GAGTGCGAATCACAGGAGGCGAAAACTGAAGAAGCATAATGTTAGGAAGACAATGGACGAAATTGCTATGTATTGA